One part of the Vicia villosa cultivar HV-30 ecotype Madison, WI linkage group LG6, Vvil1.0, whole genome shotgun sequence genome encodes these proteins:
- the LOC131610874 gene encoding protein WHAT'S THIS FACTOR 9, mitochondrial: MMNKFKNLVLPLTNLQIQHRGIAKVRLKWVKNRSIDHIIDKETDLKAASLLKDAIKRSSTGFLTAKTFADWQKLLGLTVPVLRFMRRYPTLFHEFPHPRWNSLPCFRLTETAELLDSQEQKIYTLHENDTVERLSRLLMMTKTRTVPLQSLYPLKFDLGLPDSFEKTLIPKYPENFQFVKATNGVSAVRLARWCDEFAVSALQKSNECESDQYREFKRGKTALVFPMRFPRGYGGQKKVRFWMDEFQKLPYISPYADSSKIDPKSDLMEKRVVGVLHEILSLCLHKKTKRNYLRSLREELNLPHKFTRIFTRYPGIFYLSLKCKTTTVTLREGYARGKLVDPHPLARHRDKFYHVMRTGLLYRGDGSLKAGEDALMVDSMENGEMEDGDSEEEEVETSDEFCEDEVSDSDDSSSE, from the coding sequence AtgatgaataaattcaaaaactTAGTGCTTCCATTGACGAACCTTCAAATCCAACACCGTGGCATAGCAAAAGTCCGTCTAAAATGGGTGAAAAACCGAAGCATCGATCACATCATCGACAAAGAAACCGATCTCAAAGCCGCATCACTTCTCAAAGACGCAATCAAGCGTTCCTCCACCGGTTTCCTCACCGCCAAAACCTTCGCCGACTGGCAAAAGCTTCTCGGCCTAACCGTCCCCGTCCTCCGTTTCATGCGCAGGTATCCAACTCTCTTCCACGAGTTCCCTCACCCTCGCTGGAACTCTCTTCCTTGTTTCCGTTTAACCGAAACCGCTGAGCTTTTAGATTCTCAAGAACAGAAGATTTACACTCTTCACGAAAACGACACCGTTGAGAGACTCTCTAGGTTACTCATGATGACGAAAACTCGTACTGTTCCTTTACAGTCTCTTTATCCGCTTAAATTTGATTTAGGTTTACCTGATTCGTTTGAGAAAACGCTAATTCCGAAATATCCGGAAAATTTTCAGTTTGTTAAGGCGACTAATGGTGTTTCGGCTGTTCGTCTTGCGCGGTGGTGCGATGAGTTTGCGGTTTCGGCTTTGCAGAAGAGCAATGAGTGTGAGAGTGATCAGTATAGGGAGTTTAAGAGAGGGAAAACGGCGTTGGTTTTTCCGATGAGGTTTCCGAGGGGTTATGGTGGGCAGAAGAAAGTTAGGTTTTGGATGGATGAGTTTCAGAAATTGCCTTATATTTCGCCTTATGCGGATTCGTCTAAGATTGATCCTAAGAGTGATTTGATGGAGAAGCGCGTTGTTGGGGTTTTGCATGAGATTTTGAGTTTGTGTTTGCATAAGAAGACTAAGAGGAACTACTTGAGAAGTTTGAGGGAGGAGTTGAATCTTCCTCATAAGTTTACGAGGATTTTTACGAGATATCCGGGGATATTTTATCTTTCGTTGAAGTGTAAAACAACCACTGTTACCCTTAGAGAAGGGTATGCGAGGGGAAAATTGGTGGATCCGCATCCACTTGCTCGACATAGAGATAAGTTTTACCATGTGATGAGGACGGGGCTTCTTTATCGTGGTGATGGATCCTTGAAAGCTGGAGAAGATGCTTTGATGGTTGATTCTATGGAGAATGGTGAAATGGAAGATGGGGATTCTGAGGAGGAAGAGGTTGAAACAAGCGATGAATTCTGCGAGGATGAAGTTTCAGACTCGGATGATAGTAGTAGTGAGTGA